Genomic DNA from Taurinivorans muris:
GTATTGCCTTCGCCGTCAATGGTTTTTTGCTGCAATGCCGTATAGGTTTCACCCCATGCGACCGGTGTCGGGTTCATTTTAAGGACTTTTGCAACTTCAATTTCAACGGATGAATCCGTTGTTCTCATTTTAATACCCGCCAAATCGTCTATTGTTTTCATAGGCTTTACAGACACAAAATGCCTATAACCGTATTCCGCCCACATGACCGGCTCAAGACCGATTTCATTTGCGACATTTTTCATATAATCAGCCAGCGGACCGTTATCGATAGCGGCATAAAAATTTTGCTGATACTTCGGAGACGTGATGTACGGCAAATCAAATACTTGGAACACAGGAGAAAAACTTGCCATATTCGGAGTTGAACTGACAGCCATTTCAATGGTTCCGCGCTGAGCGGATTCCATCAATACGCGGTCACTGCCTAAAATAGCGTTTGGGAAAACCTGAACTTTTATTTTTCCGTCACTTTTTTCCTCGACAAGCTCTTTGAATTTTTCAAAAGCCAAGGTGATATGGTTTCCGGGAGGAGTGGTGTGAGCAACCCTGAAGCTCAGTTTCGGACCGTCATAAGCGGCAAAGGCGCTTGCTGCGCCAAGAAACAATGCCGCCACACTCATTAACAATGCTTTTAATTTCATAAAAACACTCCTTTAAAAAGATTGGACCAATAAGAAATTGTATTTGTACAAAATTTCATTTGGTTTTAAGTAGTTGAATAAAAAAAAAAAAAAAACAATGTCAATAAAATAATGTTATTCTTCACTATGATTTCCACAAAAAACATTCTGAAAATCAGACAAAAAGAAATTTCGATACAAAATCTTTTTTCTTTATGATTACAGCTTGTTATAAAATATCAATGCAAATACAACTTGATTTCTTCTTTTTTGTCTGATATTCAATGCAAATATAACTTGGCTTTCATTATTTCATTGTAATTAGGAATGTTATGTCAGAAACCACCTATCAAGAATTTTTTGAACAAATATTGCAGTCAACGCCCGTTTGCCTTTGCGCCTGTTTATTGCATGAGGAAACAAACAAAATTTTGGCAATAAACAAAAACGCCGTAAAATTTTTCAATATGGCTGAAAACAAGATAATCGGCAAAGAATTGCCGCAATTATTCAAAAAGTCGAATGTGCTCTTTCCTAATGACGAAAAGCAGGTTTCTTTTGACGATACCGTTAAAAATTTTTCCATTGAACACAGAAATTTTCTTTATTTCACAAAAAAAATTCAAAACAGCACGGCAGCCGCGGCAAACGAACCGCTTATCACTCTTTTCTGGCTGGAAATGCCTCATCAGAAAAACGAACGGTATGAGCTGCTGCTGCATGATTTCGAGGTCATTCTCGACTCCATCCACGACGGTATCTGGATTATCAACGGAAACGGAATAACGCTTTATGCCAATAAAGCCTTAAAACGCATTGCGGGCATCAATTCCCGGGACGTCATCGGAAAACACGTCACAGTTCCGATGATTCAGGGAAAATTCACCAATTGCGTGACATTGGACGCTTTAGCCCAAAAAAAAATCGTCACGCAGTTCGACGATTATTCCAATGGCAAGCATTGCCTCAATACCAGCACGCCCATTTTGGACGAAAACGGAAACGTGCAAAAAGTTATCGCCCTTATCCGCGATATGACGGAATACGACGATTTGCATAAGAAAGTCGTGGATGCGGAACAAACCTTGAAGCAGTATAAAGGGGAATTTAAAAAAGACGAGAAAAACTCGAAATACATAGGCTCAAGCAAAACATTCCAAAACTGTTTGGAACAATTGAAAAAAGTTGCGAAATCAAATTCTTCCGTTTTGCTCCTCGGCGAAACCGGAACGGGGAAAAGCATAGCGGCTTCTTTTATCCATGAAAACAGCGCCAGAAAGGATAAGCCCTTCATCGCCATAAACTGCGCCGCTATTGCGGAAACACTCATAGACGCCGAATTTTTCGGTTATGAGAAAGGCGCGTTCACCAATGCGGACCCGGCAGGGAAAAAAGGCTATTTTGAACAGGCGGACAAAGGCACCCTGCTTTTGGACGAAATTGGCGAACTTCCCCTCCCCATGCAGGCAAAGCTTCTGCATGTGCTTGATAATTACGGATTTTACCGGGTCGGCGGCACTTCCTTGGTCAATATCGATGTAAGAATTATCGCGGCGACGAACAAGCCTTTGGAAGAACTTGTCAAACGCAAAGAATTCAGGGAAGACCTGTTTTACCGTTTACATATATTAAATGTTAATATCCCCCCTTTAAGGCAGCGTCAGGAAGACATTCCGGAGCTTGCGAAATCTTTTCTGGCTGACGCCTGCAAACATCTTAACACGATTAAAAGCTTCGCTCCCAAGACACTGCTCATTCTTTCCTCCTACACATGGCCCGGAAACGTGCGGGAACTGCGCGGCGCCGTTGAATATCTGGCAGCCATGACCGAAGGCAACATCATACGCCCTTGTGATTTGCATCCTTATGTCTTTCCGGAAAAGCAAACGGAAAACGCCAATACCTCCGTTATCAACGTTAATGACAAGCCCCTTGAGGAAGCTATTTTCGAATTGGAATATTCCATGATCAAAGAAACCCTCATCCAGGAAGGCAGCACCTATAAGGCGGCGAAAAAACTCGGCATAAGCCAGTCAACCGTTGTGCGGAAAGCCAAACATCTCGGAATAAAAATTTCCGATTAAAATTTCAGAATAAAAAGCAAGTCAAAAATGCATTATTTAGTTTTTTTACACTTTGTTCTTTTTCATTTGTGAATTTTATATTTAGGCAAAAAATATTTTTTTTCTAAACTTTTCAACATAATAAAAAAATAAAAATTTTAAAAGCGATTTTTGGAACAAGAATTGCTATATAAGGTAAAGCTAGATAAACAGATTTCCTGTTTATATATTTTCAAAAAAAATAAATTTTAGGAGAAAAAACATGATTGTTAGTGTTCCAAAAGAAATTAAAAACCAAGAATATCGTGTTGGTATTACCCCTGCCGGCGTTAGAGCTCTTGTTGACGCAGGTCACAAAGTTTTAGTTGAAAAAGACGCCGGTACCGCTATCGGTATTGCTGACGCTGACTATACTGCACAAGGTGCTACCATTGTTAATACCGCTAAAGAAGCATGGAGCGGTGACATGGTTGTTAAAGTAAAAGAACCTCTTGAACCTGAATACCAATATTTCCGCGAAGGAATGGTTCTTTTCACATATCTTCACCTTGCTGCTGAACCTGAACTTACTAAAGCGCTCATCAGCAAAAAAGTAACAGCTATCGCTTACGAAACAGTTCAGCTCCCAACCCGCGTGCTTCCTCTTCTCGCTCCTATGTCAGAAGTTGCAGGTCGTATGGCTGCTCAAGTTGGTGCAAACCTTCTTACAAAGAAAGAAGGCGGCATGGGCTTGCTCATGGGCGGTACCGCTGGTGTTCCTGCTGCTAACTTCGTAGTAGTCGGTGCCGGCGTTGTTGGTTTCAACGCTGCTAAAGTTGCTGTCGGCATGGGCGCTAAAGTTACCATCATTGATAACAACATCGACCGTCTCCGCCAAATCGACGACCTTTACGGCAACCAAATCCAAACCATCTTCTCAAACTCTTTGAACATTGCCCATGCAGTGAAAGAAGCTGACGTTGTTGTTGGTTCTGTTCTTATTCCTGGCGCAGCAACTCCACAACTCGTAACCGAAGCTATGGTTAAAACAATGAAACCCGGCTCAGTTATCGTTGACGTTGCTATCGACCAAGGCGGTGCTGTTGAAACAACAGCTAAACACGGCGCTACAAGCCACGACAACCCAACCTTCATGTTCAACGGCGTTGTTTGCTACTGCGTAGGCAACATGCCTGGTGCTGTTGCACGTACATCCACCTTTACTCTTACAAACGCAACATTGCCTTACATGGTACAACTTGCTAACAAAGGCTGGAAAGAAGCTTGCAAAGCTAACGAATCTCTTGCTAAAGGTCTTAACACTCACGAAGGTAAAGTATTCTTCAAAGGCGTTGCCGACAAATTCGGTATGGAATGCCACGCTTTGAGCGAAGTGCTTTAATAAAACTTTATGTCCATAAGGGAATTTTTCCCTTATGGACTTTTCTTATAACAATCATTTCCTTTTGGAGGATTTATTATGGCTTGCTGCAAAAAAGAACTTTCAGCTGAAGAAGTTATTGCTCTTGATAAAAAATATGTATGGCACCACCTTACCCAACACAAAGTTTTTGAAAATTCCGACCCGATGATTATCGACCACGGCAAAGGTATGCACGTATACGATATCAAAGGCAAAGAATATCTTGACGCTGTTTCCGGCGGTGTTTGGACCGTTAACGTTGGCTACGGCCGTGAAGAAATTGTTGACGCTGTTGCAGAACAAATGAAAAAACTCTGCTACTTTGCCAACTCTTTCGGCAGCACCCCAACCGCTATTTTCGCTGAAAAACTTATTTCCAAAATGCCTGGCATGAGCCGTGTTTATATTTCCAACTCCGGTTCAGAAGCCAACGAAAAAGCATTCAAAATCGTTCGTCAAATTTCTATTTTGAAACATGGCGGAAAGAAAAACAAAATCATTTACCGTGACCGTGACTACCATGGCACGACAATCACAACCCTTTCCGCTTGCGGACAGGAAGAACGCCGTGAACAATACGGTCCGTTCACTCCAGGTTTCGTTTCTTTCCCTGCAGCTAACTGCTACCGCAACCCTTACGGTCTTGACCCAAGCGATCCGAAACTCGGTGAATTGTTTGCCAACGAACTTGAAAAAGTTATTTTGGCAGAAGGTCCTGACACTGTCGGCGGCGTTATCGTTGAACCTATCACTGCCGGCGGCGGTGTTCTTGTTCCTCCGAAAGATTACCTCACAAAAGTTTCCGCTATCTGCAAAAAATACGACGTTCTTCTCATTATCGACGAAGTTGTCTGCGGTCTTGGTAGAACTGGTAAATGGTTCGGTTACCAACACTTCGATGTACAACCGGACATCGTAACCATGGCTAAAGGTGTTGCTTCCGGTTATGCTGCTATTTCCTGCACAGTTACAACTGAAAAAGTATTCCAAGACTTTATTGCAGAACCTAGCGACCGTGAAAGCTATTTCCGTGATATTTCCACTTTCGGCGGATGTACTTCCGGTCCTGCGGCAGCCATTGCAAACCTCGAAATCATCGAAAGAGAAAATCTCCTTGAAAACACCGCCAAAGTTGGTGAATACTTCATGGGTAAACTTAACGAACTCAAAGATAAATACAGCGTTATCGGCGATGTTCGCGGCAAAGGTTTGTTCTGCGGTATGGAACTTGTTAAGGACCGTACAACAAAAGAACCTGTTGACGAATCAGTTTGCGGCGCAATTGTTGCCAACTGCATGAAACAAGGTGTTATCATCGGTAAAACTTCCCGTTCATTCAAGAAGTTCAATAACACACTCTGCTTCAGCCCTGCTCTTATCGCTACAACGAAAGATATTGACCAAATCGTTGCAGCTCTTGACAAAGCTTTTGCAGAAGTTTGCAAATAATAATTTGTTATTGGCAAATTCATAAAAAAGGTGGCTTCCGCCACCTTTTTTATTTTAATGCAGGCAATGAAACACGCATATAAACTTATAACTGCGCCAATTCTTCCAATCTGCCCAAATCAGTAATTTCCAGGCAATTTTTCGTACACTTTCCGATAACGCCTTCATTGCGCAAAAAACTTATTCCTCTGCATAAGGTATTGCGGTGGATATTGAACATAAGAGCCAATTCAATCTGCGAAAAACCGAATTTAAATGTCGAGCTGCCCGCCTGCAAGTATTGGCGGTATAAAAACCTGCATAACTGCGCTATGAACGTCAATTCTGTTTTTTCGCTGAGTTGTGAAAAAAAAGCCCCGGCTTTATACGATAACGATTTGACCAAATTGGTGATAAGTTCCGGATATTGCTTTGTAAATTCGACATCGCTGAGCATTTCTTTTGGAAAGAAATAAATGATGCAATCGGTCATCGCCAAAACTTCGGCTGAATACATATTGTGATAGGAATGAAACAAATTGATTTCCGTGCAGATACAGCCGTTTTTCATATAAAGAATTATCCGTTCCTTGCCTTGGGCGGTAATTGCGGAAAGCCTGATTTTTCCACGGTAAAGATACCCGAACATATCTTTATTGCCTTCAATGACGCTTCCTTTGGAATAATTCTTTTTTATTCCCTTAAAAAGCAATTTTTCCCAAATTTGATTTACCCCGTTCAACTCATAAACAGGAACAAATTTTTGCAAATCATCATTCTTTTCCATACATTTTTCCTTTCTTAAAACCTATCATCTTTTTTTAAAAAAGAAAAATAAAAAAGCAGGAATTACCCTGCTTTCTTATTGAAACCTCATTGCTTTTTCTCTTGAAGTCTACTCCGCATTGGCTA
This window encodes:
- the ald gene encoding alanine dehydrogenase encodes the protein MIVSVPKEIKNQEYRVGITPAGVRALVDAGHKVLVEKDAGTAIGIADADYTAQGATIVNTAKEAWSGDMVVKVKEPLEPEYQYFREGMVLFTYLHLAAEPELTKALISKKVTAIAYETVQLPTRVLPLLAPMSEVAGRMAAQVGANLLTKKEGGMGLLMGGTAGVPAANFVVVGAGVVGFNAAKVAVGMGAKVTIIDNNIDRLRQIDDLYGNQIQTIFSNSLNIAHAVKEADVVVGSVLIPGAATPQLVTEAMVKTMKPGSVIVDVAIDQGGAVETTAKHGATSHDNPTFMFNGVVCYCVGNMPGAVARTSTFTLTNATLPYMVQLANKGWKEACKANESLAKGLNTHEGKVFFKGVADKFGMECHALSEVL
- a CDS encoding Crp/Fnr family transcriptional regulator — encoded protein: MEKNDDLQKFVPVYELNGVNQIWEKLLFKGIKKNYSKGSVIEGNKDMFGYLYRGKIRLSAITAQGKERIILYMKNGCICTEINLFHSYHNMYSAEVLAMTDCIIYFFPKEMLSDVEFTKQYPELITNLVKSLSYKAGAFFSQLSEKTELTFIAQLCRFLYRQYLQAGSSTFKFGFSQIELALMFNIHRNTLCRGISFLRNEGVIGKCTKNCLEITDLGRLEELAQL
- a CDS encoding aspartate aminotransferase family protein — its product is MACCKKELSAEEVIALDKKYVWHHLTQHKVFENSDPMIIDHGKGMHVYDIKGKEYLDAVSGGVWTVNVGYGREEIVDAVAEQMKKLCYFANSFGSTPTAIFAEKLISKMPGMSRVYISNSGSEANEKAFKIVRQISILKHGGKKNKIIYRDRDYHGTTITTLSACGQEERREQYGPFTPGFVSFPAANCYRNPYGLDPSDPKLGELFANELEKVILAEGPDTVGGVIVEPITAGGGVLVPPKDYLTKVSAICKKYDVLLIIDEVVCGLGRTGKWFGYQHFDVQPDIVTMAKGVASGYAAISCTVTTEKVFQDFIAEPSDRESYFRDISTFGGCTSGPAAAIANLEIIERENLLENTAKVGEYFMGKLNELKDKYSVIGDVRGKGLFCGMELVKDRTTKEPVDESVCGAIVANCMKQGVIIGKTSRSFKKFNNTLCFSPALIATTKDIDQIVAALDKAFAEVCK
- a CDS encoding TRAP transporter substrate-binding protein; translation: MKLKALLMSVAALFLGAASAFAAYDGPKLSFRVAHTTPPGNHITLAFEKFKELVEEKSDGKIKVQVFPNAILGSDRVLMESAQRGTIEMAVSSTPNMASFSPVFQVFDLPYITSPKYQQNFYAAIDNGPLADYMKNVANEIGLEPVMWAEYGYRHFVSVKPMKTIDDLAGIKMRTTDSSVEIEVAKVLKMNPTPVAWGETYTALQQKTIDGEGNTFPHLYGAKHHEVLKYAMTSAHNYCMQVMMANKKWWDSLDPKAQELIREAAAGAVEYQRTVLYPENEARARQGFIDAGIQIIDLTDEQLADLRKMVQPVWDKFLPILPTELVQLVQDTQK
- a CDS encoding sigma 54-interacting transcriptional regulator — its product is MSETTYQEFFEQILQSTPVCLCACLLHEETNKILAINKNAVKFFNMAENKIIGKELPQLFKKSNVLFPNDEKQVSFDDTVKNFSIEHRNFLYFTKKIQNSTAAAANEPLITLFWLEMPHQKNERYELLLHDFEVILDSIHDGIWIINGNGITLYANKALKRIAGINSRDVIGKHVTVPMIQGKFTNCVTLDALAQKKIVTQFDDYSNGKHCLNTSTPILDENGNVQKVIALIRDMTEYDDLHKKVVDAEQTLKQYKGEFKKDEKNSKYIGSSKTFQNCLEQLKKVAKSNSSVLLLGETGTGKSIAASFIHENSARKDKPFIAINCAAIAETLIDAEFFGYEKGAFTNADPAGKKGYFEQADKGTLLLDEIGELPLPMQAKLLHVLDNYGFYRVGGTSLVNIDVRIIAATNKPLEELVKRKEFREDLFYRLHILNVNIPPLRQRQEDIPELAKSFLADACKHLNTIKSFAPKTLLILSSYTWPGNVRELRGAVEYLAAMTEGNIIRPCDLHPYVFPEKQTENANTSVINVNDKPLEEAIFELEYSMIKETLIQEGSTYKAAKKLGISQSTVVRKAKHLGIKISD